A DNA window from Nitratidesulfovibrio sp. contains the following coding sequences:
- a CDS encoding [FeFe] hydrogenase, group A, which yields MSRIEMEKVFYEDHAPDPKADPDKLFFIQIDETKCIGCDTCQQYCPTGAIFGDTGDAHKIPHEEMCINCGQCLTHCPVGAIYEAQSWVTEIEKQIKAKDVKVIAMPAPAVRYALGDAFGLPVGTVTTGKMFSALKELGFDHCWDNEFTADVTIWEEGTEFVQRLTKKLDKPLPQFTSCCPGWHKYVESLYPELFPHMSSCKSPIGMLGSLAKTYGADRMKYDRSKVYTVSIMPCTAKKYEGMRPQLWDSGYKDIDATIDTRELAYMIKKAKIDFTKLPDGKRDTLMGESTGGATLFGVTGGVMEAALRYAYQAVTGKKPESMDFKGVRGLQGVKEATVNVGGVDVKVAVVHGAKRFHDVCELVKAGKAPWHFIEFMACPGGCVCGGGQPVMPGVLEAADRRVTQMYAGLKKRLAMASASRA from the coding sequence ATGAGCCGTATCGAAATGGAGAAGGTCTTTTACGAAGATCACGCTCCAGACCCCAAGGCCGATCCCGACAAGCTCTTCTTCATCCAGATCGATGAAACGAAGTGCATCGGGTGCGACACCTGCCAGCAGTACTGCCCCACGGGCGCCATCTTCGGCGACACGGGCGACGCGCACAAGATTCCCCACGAGGAAATGTGCATCAACTGCGGACAGTGTCTGACTCACTGCCCCGTGGGCGCCATCTATGAGGCGCAGTCGTGGGTGACCGAGATCGAGAAGCAGATCAAGGCCAAGGACGTCAAGGTCATCGCCATGCCCGCTCCCGCCGTGCGCTACGCCCTGGGCGACGCCTTCGGCCTGCCCGTGGGCACCGTGACCACCGGCAAGATGTTCTCGGCGCTCAAGGAACTGGGCTTCGATCACTGCTGGGACAACGAATTCACCGCCGACGTGACCATCTGGGAAGAAGGCACCGAATTCGTGCAGCGCCTGACCAAGAAGCTGGACAAGCCGCTGCCCCAGTTCACCTCGTGCTGCCCCGGCTGGCACAAGTACGTGGAATCGCTGTATCCCGAGCTGTTCCCGCACATGTCGTCGTGCAAGTCGCCCATCGGCATGCTGGGCTCGCTGGCCAAGACCTACGGCGCGGACCGCATGAAGTACGACCGCTCCAAGGTGTACACGGTGTCCATCATGCCGTGCACCGCCAAGAAGTACGAAGGCATGCGTCCGCAGCTGTGGGACAGCGGCTACAAGGACATCGACGCCACCATCGACACCCGCGAACTGGCGTACATGATCAAGAAGGCCAAGATCGACTTCACCAAGCTGCCCGACGGCAAGCGCGACACCCTGATGGGTGAATCCACCGGCGGCGCGACCCTGTTCGGCGTCACCGGCGGGGTCATGGAAGCGGCGCTGCGTTACGCCTACCAGGCCGTCACCGGCAAGAAGCCGGAAAGCATGGACTTCAAGGGCGTGCGCGGGTTGCAGGGCGTGAAGGAAGCCACGGTGAACGTGGGCGGCGTGGACGTGAAGGTGGCCGTGGTGCACGGCGCCAAGCGTTTCCATGACGTGTGCGAACTGGTGAAGGCCGGCAAGGCTCCGTGGCACTTCATCGAGTTCATGGCCTGCCCCGGTGGCTGCGTGTGCGGCGGCGGTCAGCCGGTGATGCCCGGCGTGCTTGAAGCCGCCGACCGCAGGGTGACCCAGATGTACGCGGGCCTGAAGAAGCGCCTGGCCATGGCCAGCGCCAGCCGGGCATAG
- a CDS encoding iron hydrogenase small subunit: MQIVNLTRRGFLKAACVVTGGALISIRMTGKAVAAAKQLKDYMMDRINAVYGADAKFPVRASQDNVQVQKLYKDFMEKPMSHKAEQLLHTHWVDRSKAIERMKAEGAYPNPRAKEFAGNTYPYE, encoded by the coding sequence ATGCAGATCGTCAACCTTACCCGGCGCGGCTTTCTGAAGGCCGCCTGCGTCGTCACCGGCGGCGCCCTGATCAGCATTCGCATGACCGGCAAGGCCGTGGCCGCCGCCAAGCAGCTGAAGGATTACATGATGGACCGCATCAACGCGGTGTACGGGGCGGACGCCAAGTTCCCGGTGCGCGCCTCGCAGGACAACGTGCAGGTCCAGAAGCTGTACAAGGACTTCATGGAAAAGCCCATGAGCCACAAGGCCGAACAGTTGCTGCACACCCACTGGGTGGACCGCTCCAAGGCCATCGAGCGCATGAAGGCCGAAGGGGCCTACCCCAACCCGCGCGCCAAGGAATTCGCGGGCAACACCTATCCCTACGAATAG
- a CDS encoding transcriptional repressor — protein MTDTTHHHAPAPRPLAEPDARARLEHAGLEATPRRIAVLEALAALPHAPAAQELLDAVRRTTRMDKVTLYRTLDLLVEADILQRHSGADGTFRHCMAPAGENAPHGHFQCTRCGVMTCLPPLPKALDAAALLPAGVTVEHVEVRLDGVCGRCSKS, from the coding sequence ATGACCGACACCACCCATCACCACGCCCCCGCCCCGCGTCCCCTTGCCGAACCAGACGCCCGCGCCCGGCTGGAACACGCCGGGCTGGAGGCCACCCCCCGCCGGATTGCCGTGCTGGAGGCCCTGGCCGCCCTGCCCCATGCCCCTGCCGCGCAGGAACTGCTGGACGCGGTGCGCCGCACCACCCGCATGGACAAGGTGACCCTGTACCGCACCCTGGACCTGCTGGTGGAGGCGGACATCCTGCAACGCCACAGCGGGGCCGACGGCACCTTCCGGCACTGTATGGCCCCGGCGGGGGAAAACGCGCCGCACGGCCATTTCCAGTGCACCCGCTGCGGGGTGATGACCTGCCTGCCGCCGCTGCCCAAGGCGCTGGACGCCGCCGCCCTGCTGCCCGCCGGAGTCACCGTGGAGCATGTGGAAGTGCGTCTGGACGGCGTGTGCGGACGGTGCAGCAAAAGCTGA
- a CDS encoding metal ABC transporter permease, whose translation MLDALSYDFMQQALAASLLASIACGVIGTLVVVNRLVFLAGGVSHAAYGGVGLAFHYGWPVLPSAIGFSVAASMLMAGVALKRPEKSDTAIGVLWAAGMAFGIILIDLTPGYKADLMSFLFGSILAVPLTDLYLMAVLDAALLVMVALCHQTLLVTSFDREFAEARGLPVRTAHYLVVGMTAVGVVMLIRVVGLVLVMALLTIPPFIAARSARSLPSMMAAATAWSTVFCVGGLALAYRWDVTSGAAIIAVASAGFMAVSGAGALRKAVARKTA comes from the coding sequence ATGCTCGACGCGCTTTCCTACGACTTCATGCAGCAGGCCCTGGCCGCATCGCTGCTGGCCAGCATTGCCTGCGGGGTCATCGGCACCCTGGTGGTGGTGAACCGGCTGGTGTTTCTGGCAGGCGGGGTGTCGCACGCGGCCTACGGCGGCGTGGGGCTGGCCTTTCACTACGGCTGGCCGGTGCTGCCCAGCGCCATCGGCTTTTCCGTGGCCGCGTCCATGCTCATGGCCGGGGTGGCCCTGAAGCGGCCCGAAAAATCCGATACGGCCATCGGCGTGCTGTGGGCGGCGGGCATGGCCTTCGGGATCATCCTCATAGACCTTACCCCCGGCTACAAGGCCGACCTGATGAGCTTTCTGTTCGGGTCCATCCTGGCCGTGCCGCTGACCGACCTATACCTGATGGCCGTGCTAGACGCCGCCCTGCTGGTCATGGTGGCCCTGTGCCACCAGACCTTGCTGGTAACGTCCTTCGACCGCGAATTCGCAGAGGCGCGCGGCCTGCCGGTGCGCACCGCGCACTACCTGGTGGTGGGCATGACGGCGGTGGGCGTGGTGATGCTGATCCGCGTGGTGGGGCTGGTGCTGGTCATGGCCCTGCTGACCATCCCGCCATTCATCGCGGCGCGCTCGGCCCGTTCGCTGCCCTCCATGATGGCCGCCGCCACCGCCTGGAGCACCGTGTTCTGCGTGGGCGGGCTGGCCCTGGCCTACCGCTGGGATGTCACCTCGGGCGCGGCCATCATCGCCGTGGCCTCGGCAGGGTTCATGGCCGTGTCCGGCGCGGGCGCGCTGCGCAAGGCCGTGGCCCGCAAGACCGCCTGA
- a CDS encoding metal ABC transporter ATP-binding protein, with the protein MHMPSSAPGMPGAPHTSHEPVIAVRDLCFAYGDEPVLDHVDLTVERGEFLAVLGPNGGGKTTLLKLLLGLLAPRSGSVTLFGGAPQAALPRIGYVPQYSTARLDFPVTVLDVVLMGLAGTRRGLFGRHWRRDGASIDRAREALDQVGLSGMERRMVGELSGGQRQRAVVARALMAQPELLLLDEPTASIDPQGSFCFFEFLGTLRGPHTLVVVSHDLSIATSTFSNVAFVNRTLVHSRGAGLTPDMLSMLYGHHEKTCPMGAFISSVSGLFPVLPRPVLPSIDELPSSAATTPVSPVSPVSPVSTDTTAPNAATSPAAKDA; encoded by the coding sequence ATGCACATGCCCTCCAGTGCGCCCGGCATGCCGGGCGCACCGCATACATCGCACGAACCGGTCATCGCCGTGCGCGACCTGTGCTTCGCCTACGGCGATGAACCGGTGCTGGACCACGTGGACCTTACCGTGGAGCGCGGCGAATTCCTGGCCGTGCTCGGCCCCAACGGCGGCGGCAAGACCACCCTGCTCAAACTGCTGCTGGGCCTGCTGGCCCCGCGTTCCGGCAGCGTGACGCTGTTCGGTGGCGCACCGCAGGCGGCGTTGCCGCGCATCGGCTACGTGCCGCAGTACTCCACGGCCCGGCTGGACTTTCCCGTCACCGTGCTGGACGTGGTGCTGATGGGCCTTGCGGGCACCCGGCGCGGTCTTTTCGGCCGCCACTGGCGGCGCGATGGTGCGTCCATCGACCGCGCCCGCGAGGCGCTGGACCAGGTGGGCCTTTCCGGCATGGAAAGACGCATGGTGGGCGAACTTTCCGGCGGGCAGCGTCAGCGGGCCGTGGTGGCCCGCGCCCTGATGGCCCAGCCGGAACTGCTGCTGCTGGACGAGCCCACCGCCTCCATCGACCCGCAGGGCTCGTTCTGCTTCTTCGAATTCCTGGGCACCCTGCGCGGCCCGCACACCCTGGTGGTGGTCAGCCACGACCTGTCCATCGCCACGTCCACCTTCTCCAACGTGGCCTTCGTCAACCGCACCCTGGTACACAGCCGGGGCGCGGGGCTGACCCCGGACATGCTGAGCATGCTCTACGGCCACCACGAAAAGACCTGCCCCATGGGGGCGTTCATCTCATCCGTCTCCGGGCTGTTCCCGGTGCTGCCGCGCCCTGTGCTGCCAAGCATTGACGAACTGCCATCTTCCGCCGCCACGACGCCAGTTTCCCCCGTTTCCCCCGTTTCCCCCGTTTCCACTGACACCACTGCCCCGAACGCCGCCACTTCTCCCGCCGCAAAGGACGCCTGA
- a CDS encoding zinc ABC transporter substrate-binding protein, with amino-acid sequence MNIPFALPKAVPSRFAQSTRFGLSALFFLFLLSGLLAAPGTPAVAPASAAAAVQVAVSILPQKYFIQRIAGDLAEVTVMVPPGADPHTYEPKPSQMRGLASAKLYMTIGVPFEKAWLDRITSAGGKDMTLVRLEKGIDLLPEEERAMDGDPDHDGDHDQHDGEAAAGHHHDHEGGDPHIWLSPALVKMMAGSIKAALVKADPAHAAVYRANHDAFVRELDELDLRINDLFQNVPENRRRFMVFHPAWSYFAHNYNLREVAIEVEGREPGPKQLTRIVEFAKKEKIEAIFVQPQFSKRGAETIARNVGATLIEADPLAEDWAANIRRVAEAMAKTLTQPPSK; translated from the coding sequence ATGAACATTCCCTTTGCCCTTCCGAAAGCCGTCCCGTCGCGGTTTGCCCAAAGCACGCGGTTCGGGCTGTCCGCCCTGTTCTTCCTGTTCCTGCTGTCCGGCCTGCTTGCCGCGCCCGGCACCCCCGCCGTTGCGCCCGCCAGTGCCGCTGCCGCCGTGCAGGTGGCGGTCAGCATCCTGCCGCAAAAGTATTTCATCCAGCGCATCGCGGGTGACCTGGCCGAGGTGACGGTGATGGTGCCCCCCGGTGCCGACCCGCACACCTACGAGCCGAAACCCAGCCAGATGCGCGGACTTGCCAGCGCCAAGCTGTACATGACCATCGGCGTACCCTTCGAAAAGGCCTGGCTGGACCGCATCACCTCGGCGGGCGGCAAGGACATGACCCTGGTGCGCCTGGAAAAGGGCATCGACCTTTTGCCGGAAGAAGAGCGCGCCATGGACGGGGATCCCGACCATGACGGTGACCATGACCAGCACGACGGCGAGGCCGCCGCAGGGCACCACCACGACCACGAAGGCGGCGACCCGCACATCTGGCTGTCTCCCGCACTGGTCAAGATGATGGCCGGTTCCATCAAGGCCGCGCTGGTCAAGGCCGATCCGGCCCATGCTGCCGTGTACCGCGCCAACCACGACGCCTTCGTGCGCGAACTGGACGAACTGGACCTGCGCATCAACGACCTGTTCCAGAACGTGCCCGAAAACCGCCGCCGCTTCATGGTCTTTCACCCGGCGTGGAGCTATTTCGCCCACAACTACAACCTGCGTGAAGTGGCCATAGAAGTGGAAGGCCGCGAACCGGGACCCAAGCAGTTGACCCGCATCGTGGAGTTCGCCAAGAAGGAAAAGATCGAAGCCATCTTCGTCCAGCCGCAGTTCTCCAAGCGCGGCGCGGAAACCATTGCCCGCAACGTGGGGGCAACGCTCATCGAGGCCGACCCGCTGGCCGAAGACTGGGCCGCCAACATCCGCCGCGTGGCCGAAGCCATGGCCAAAACCCTGACCCAACCCCCCAGCAAGTAA
- the ispG gene encoding flavodoxin-dependent (E)-4-hydroxy-3-methylbut-2-enyl-diphosphate synthase, translating into MTIERRRTREVRIGAVRIGGDNPVVVQSMANTDTRDVDATVAQIRALAAVGCEVVRLAVLNEAAAVAIGPIRAASPVPLVADIHFDHRLAVAALEAGVDALRINPGNIGGEANVARVVDAARARGACIRVGVNSGSVERHLLERFGGPTPEAMVESALGHVRMLEDRGFGDIKISLKSSSVLHTIDAYRVLAERCDYPLHIGVTEAGTMLRGSVKSSVGLGVLLWLGIGDTLRVSLTSDPVEEMPVAWEILRSLGLRHRGPEIISCPTCGRTEIGLISLAQEVERRLAGETENFKVAVMGCAVNGPGEAREADIGIAGGRDKGIIFRKGEIIRTVKGGANLLAAFMEELDTFLAERKAARKDS; encoded by the coding sequence ATGACCATCGAACGCAGGCGGACCCGCGAGGTCCGCATCGGCGCCGTGCGCATCGGGGGGGACAACCCCGTGGTGGTGCAGAGCATGGCCAACACCGACACCCGCGACGTGGATGCCACCGTGGCGCAAATCCGTGCGCTGGCCGCCGTGGGGTGCGAGGTGGTGCGCCTTGCCGTGCTGAACGAGGCGGCGGCGGTGGCCATCGGCCCCATCCGCGCGGCATCGCCCGTGCCGCTGGTGGCGGACATCCACTTCGACCACCGCCTGGCCGTGGCCGCGCTGGAGGCGGGCGTGGACGCCCTGCGCATCAACCCCGGCAACATCGGGGGAGAGGCCAACGTGGCCCGCGTGGTGGACGCGGCCCGCGCGCGCGGAGCGTGCATCCGGGTGGGGGTCAATTCCGGCTCGGTGGAAAGGCACCTGCTGGAACGCTTTGGCGGGCCAACGCCCGAAGCCATGGTGGAAAGCGCCCTTGGCCATGTGCGCATGCTGGAGGACAGGGGCTTCGGCGACATCAAGATTTCGCTGAAATCCTCGTCCGTGCTGCACACCATAGACGCCTACCGCGTGCTGGCCGAACGGTGCGACTACCCCCTGCACATCGGCGTGACCGAGGCGGGCACCATGCTGCGCGGGTCGGTCAAGTCCTCCGTGGGCCTTGGCGTGCTGCTGTGGCTGGGCATAGGCGACACGCTGCGCGTCTCGCTGACCAGCGACCCGGTGGAGGAAATGCCCGTGGCGTGGGAAATCCTGCGTTCGCTGGGGCTGCGCCACCGGGGGCCGGAAATCATCTCCTGCCCGACCTGCGGGCGGACGGAGATAGGCCTGATCAGCCTTGCGCAGGAAGTGGAACGCCGCCTTGCGGGCGAGACGGAAAACTTCAAGGTGGCCGTCATGGGCTGCGCCGTCAACGGCCCCGGTGAAGCGCGAGAGGCCGACATCGGCATCGCGGGCGGGCGCGACAAGGGCATCATCTTCCGCAAGGGAGAGATCATACGAACAGTCAAGGGCGGCGCGAACCTGCTCGCCGCCTTCATGGAAGAACTCGATACGTTCCTTGCCGAACGCAAGGCAGCCAGAAAGGACAGCTGA
- a CDS encoding proline--tRNA ligase produces MRWSNCYIPTLKEAPADAEVVSHKLLTRAGMVRKLTSGIYIYLPLGLKAIEKTAAIVREEMNRAGALELSMPMVQPADLWQESGRWDFYGKELLRFQDRNGRDYCLGPTHEEVITDLVRGEVRSYRQLPINLYQIQTKFRDEIRPRFGLMRGREFIMKDAYSFDRDEAGADKSYWAMYEAYQQVFKRLGLRFRAVEADSGSIGGSFSHEFMVLADTGEDTIAACTGCQYAANVERAEVAAPAVPATLPAVGAIEEVPTPGKHTVDDVCAFLGVPQSALVKTLILVADGKTVAALVRGDRELNDVKLKNLLKCDELDLAAPELVQQVTGAPVGFAGPVGLNVERIFADHELLASDGWITGANKGDTHLRNVSLGRDAKVERYADLRVITPADACPRCGQPIELTRGIEVGHVFKLGTKYSEPLKCTFLDEDGKEKVMIMGCYGIGVSRVVASCIEQNHDADGIVFPPPIAPFEAVLCCLDPKNGETLGKAEEFYAELKAQGVDVILDDRDERPGVKFKDADLVGMPLQLVVGGKGLARGIVEAKDRRTGEKTELPVDGFAEAFRTWRAAVRAGWGL; encoded by the coding sequence ATGCGCTGGAGCAATTGCTACATCCCCACCCTGAAGGAAGCCCCGGCAGATGCCGAGGTGGTCAGCCACAAGCTGCTCACCCGCGCGGGCATGGTCCGCAAGCTTACCTCGGGCATCTACATCTATTTGCCCCTTGGCCTGAAGGCCATCGAAAAGACCGCCGCCATCGTGCGCGAGGAAATGAACAGGGCGGGCGCCCTGGAACTTTCCATGCCCATGGTGCAGCCCGCCGACCTGTGGCAGGAATCGGGCCGCTGGGACTTCTACGGCAAGGAACTGCTGCGCTTTCAGGACCGCAACGGGCGCGACTACTGCCTTGGACCCACGCACGAAGAGGTCATCACCGACCTCGTGCGGGGCGAGGTGCGCTCGTACCGCCAGTTGCCCATCAACCTGTACCAGATCCAGACCAAGTTCCGCGACGAGATTCGCCCGCGCTTCGGCCTGATGCGCGGCCGCGAATTCATCATGAAGGACGCCTACTCCTTCGACCGTGACGAGGCGGGCGCCGACAAGAGCTACTGGGCCATGTACGAGGCCTATCAGCAGGTGTTCAAGCGCCTTGGCCTGCGCTTCCGCGCGGTGGAGGCGGATTCCGGCTCCATCGGCGGCAGCTTCTCGCACGAATTCATGGTGCTGGCCGATACCGGCGAAGACACCATAGCCGCCTGCACCGGCTGCCAGTATGCCGCCAACGTGGAGCGCGCCGAGGTGGCCGCGCCAGCCGTGCCTGCAACATTGCCCGCAGTCGGGGCCATCGAAGAGGTTCCCACCCCCGGCAAGCACACCGTGGACGACGTGTGTGCGTTCCTTGGCGTGCCGCAGTCCGCGCTGGTCAAGACGCTGATCCTGGTGGCCGACGGCAAGACCGTGGCAGCCTTGGTGCGCGGCGACCGCGAACTGAACGACGTGAAGCTGAAGAACCTGCTGAAGTGCGACGAACTGGACCTGGCTGCGCCCGAACTGGTGCAGCAGGTTACCGGCGCGCCCGTGGGCTTTGCCGGGCCGGTGGGCCTGAACGTGGAACGCATCTTTGCCGACCACGAACTGCTGGCCTCCGACGGCTGGATCACCGGCGCCAACAAGGGCGACACCCATCTGCGCAACGTCAGCCTGGGCCGCGACGCCAAGGTCGAACGCTACGCCGACCTGCGCGTGATCACCCCCGCCGACGCCTGCCCGCGCTGCGGCCAGCCCATCGAGCTGACGCGCGGCATCGAGGTGGGCCACGTGTTCAAGCTGGGCACCAAGTACAGCGAACCGCTGAAGTGCACCTTCCTTGACGAGGACGGCAAGGAAAAGGTCATGATCATGGGCTGCTACGGCATCGGCGTGTCGCGCGTGGTGGCCTCGTGCATCGAGCAGAACCACGACGCCGACGGCATCGTGTTCCCGCCGCCCATCGCCCCGTTCGAGGCCGTGCTGTGCTGTCTGGATCCCAAGAACGGCGAAACCCTGGGCAAGGCCGAGGAATTCTACGCCGAACTCAAGGCCCAGGGCGTGGACGTCATCCTGGACGACCGCGACGAACGCCCCGGCGTCAAGTTCAAGGACGCCGACCTCGTGGGCATGCCCCTGCAACTGGTGGTCGGCGGCAAGGGCCTGGCGCGCGGCATCGTGGAAGCCAAGGACCGCCGCACCGGCGAAAAGACCGAATTGCCCGTCGACGGCTTTGCCGAAGCCTTCCGCACCTGGCGCGCCGCCGTGCGCGCGGGCTGGGGGCTGTAG